A section of the Gasterosteus aculeatus chromosome 10, fGasAcu3.hap1.1, whole genome shotgun sequence genome encodes:
- the LOC144383520 gene encoding uncharacterized protein LOC144383520 isoform X2 — MLQENPQKWLFIMLNIGPEAMTVKYECEFTVNEDDIDKTRKGTPSELLPKVACLAQPSPSSRPPSLEIFWIAIGLLALMFLYSCVITSFYIRLRCSNGEAGNTTYVEMRKAPRPRNPPL, encoded by the exons ATGCTCCAAGAGAATCCCCAGAAATGGCTGTTCATCATGCTCAACATCGGACCAGAGGCCATGACTGTGAAATACGAGTGTGAGTTCACAGTGAATGAAGACGACATCGACAAAACCAGGAAGGGAACGCCGAGCGAACTGCTGCCGA AAGTGGCCTGCTTGGCTCAGCCTTCACCTTCTTCTCGTCCTCCGTCTCTTGAGATCTTCTGGATTGCGATTGGTCTGCTGGCTCTGATGTTCCTGTACAGCTGTGTCATCACCTCCTTCTACATCAGACTGAGG TGCAGCAACGGAGAAGCTGGCAACACCACCTATGTAGAAATGAGGAAAGCTCCTCGGCCAAGGAATCCACCTCTGTGA
- the LOC144383520 gene encoding uncharacterized protein LOC144383520 isoform X1: MLQENPQKWLFIMLNIGPEAMTVKYECEFTVNEDDIDKTRKGTPSELLPSTFNALHEVACLAQPSPSSRPPSLEIFWIAIGLLALMFLYSCVITSFYIRLRCSNGEAGNTTYVEMRKAPRPRNPPL, from the exons ATGCTCCAAGAGAATCCCCAGAAATGGCTGTTCATCATGCTCAACATCGGACCAGAGGCCATGACTGTGAAATACGAGTGTGAGTTCACAGTGAATGAAGACGACATCGACAAAACCAGGAAGGGAACGCCGAGCGAACTGCTGCCGAGTACGTTCAACGCTCTGCACG AAGTGGCCTGCTTGGCTCAGCCTTCACCTTCTTCTCGTCCTCCGTCTCTTGAGATCTTCTGGATTGCGATTGGTCTGCTGGCTCTGATGTTCCTGTACAGCTGTGTCATCACCTCCTTCTACATCAGACTGAGG TGCAGCAACGGAGAAGCTGGCAACACCACCTATGTAGAAATGAGGAAAGCTCCTCGGCCAAGGAATCCACCTCTGTGA